The ANME-2 cluster archaeon genome segment TCTGCTTATCGTGGGACTGTACGACTTCCGGAAAGCCGCCATATTCCTTGTACTCATCAAGCATTTGCATTATTGTGGTTCGATTTGTCAGGATTTCAATTTCGTTTGCTATTGGTATATTTTTAAATTTCAGAAACTCTTTGAAAGAGAGGGGATATATAAAAAACATAATGTGCCTGCCGGTCAGCAGTGTAGCGAGTTCTGCACTGAGCAATTTTGATGATGAACCTGATACGATTATCTTCGTCCCTGTCCGCTCATGTACTCCTCTTGCAAACCGTTCCCATCCTGGAATGTTCTGTATCTCATCAAGAAATATGAAGGGTTTGCCTTTTGGTTTTACTTTTTCAAGGTACGTATTGTAAGTATCTATCAGCAATTTAAGATCTCTTTGCAGGAACCGTTCATCCTCGAAGTTCACTATAAGGGTGTCAGCATTTTGCTGGTCGATCAGTTGTCTGGCGATCTGCTTTATAAGAGTTGACTTCCCGCTTCGCCTGATTCCTGCGATACAGATTATCTGGTTCGTTTTTGTAATAAGGCTTATGAGAGTGTTCAGGTATTCTTCTCTTGTTATCCCTGTATTCACTTCTTTAGCCCAAAAATTCCAGTCTAAAAGGATTTCGAGAATTTGATTTTTTTGCATAATTGTCTATTATGTGGGTTAAATATTTAAGTTTTTAGTTCACAAGTAGATTAAAAATCATGTTTTTTGATTTATTTGTGGATTGGGCTACCTTCACCTTAAGGATTTATTGACTTAAATCACCACCCACTCTCCATTAATTCAAAAATTCAACCGTTGCGTTTTGGTATAAAAATGAACGGTTGTCTGAAGCGGTGGTGATGAAAGCCTGGGCCGGGAATCTGAAACAGCTTTATTGAAGCTGTAAAATTCGGCGCACTTGGGAAGTCAAGAATCTTTTTTGCAACATGTGTTTTTTCTATTGAGTGTGTGTTTCTACTAAATCATATCTGTTTTTTGTAACTTTCTGCCACAGAGTGCACAGAGGTGTTTTATCTGCCCCAAACTCCTCTCTCTGTGAGCTCTGTGGCAGTCATATAGAGTTCCAAATTATACTTACGGAGTAGTATCTACTCACCACGTAATAAGGAAAATCAACGATGTGTGACGGCATAATTTAGTACAGTTTGTATGAAAACAAAATAAAATATCTGGATTTGCTGATAAAACCTCAAATTTCGTAATCCTGTGGCTTGAATTTTATACTATTATTATAAATCTATGCTTATAAATACATTTTTTTGTGTTAAATGGTTTATGGATTTGCAGTTGCAAACAAACACATTCCTGTACCCTATAGAACAATTGGCATGTCAGGAAATGATGTCATTGGCGATGTAAAAAATCCCAATTGTGGCAGTCTAAAAATCCCCACCCATTAAAAAGTTTACTTTTAGCATAAAACTAAACAGTAGATGGCAGCATTTGCTGGATCCAAAAATTGGACGAAAGATTCAAAAGGAGTTTTAAGTGAAGATAGTTAAATTTAAATAATATAAGATCTACAGTAACCAGCCGTATACCTTATAAGATGGAGGCATTAAATATATGGTGCAAAATAATATTATCAAAAAATGTTGCAGTGTAGTATTACTATCACTAATACTTGGAACTGTAATCATGACGCTTGTCGCGCCCGTATCTGCGGCAACCGTTGATGAAAATACCGACTCGATCATCAGTGTGCAGACCGCTCTGACATTTGTCTGGCTGCTGATGTGTGGTGGGCTTGTCTTCCTGATGCATGCCGGTTTCTCGCTTGTTGAAGCCGGGCTCACCAGGACAAAGAACACCGCAAATATCCTCATGAAGAACCTGATGACGATCTGTCTCGGTGTCCTGATCTACTGGCTGGTGGGCTGGGCAGTCATGTACGGAGATGACGTCGCAGGTCTTTTCGGATTCAGCCAGTTCTTCCTGAGCGGTGCTGATAACGCTCTCTGGAACTCATGGTTCTTCCAGATGGTCTTTGCAGCGACAGGTGCGACTATCGTATCAGGTGCCATGGCAGAGCGAACTAAGTTTAAAGCATACCTGGTCTTCACCGTGCTGCTCGTTGCGATCATCTACCCTGTCTACGGACATTGGGTATGGTCCGGAGCTGATCTCGCACTTCTGACAGGGGATGGAAGTCCGCTCGTCCAACTGGCCGGTGCAAGTTTTCATGACTTTGCAGGCTCAGGGGTCGTACACTCGATCGGTGGCTATGCAGCCCTTGCCGGTGTGATCGTACTGGGTCCCAGGCTCGGCAAGTTCAAAAATAAGAAACCTGTAGCTATTCCAGGTCACAGCATTACGCTTGCATTCCTTGGAACGCTGCTTCTATGGTGGGGCTGGCTCGGTTTTAACTGTGGCTCGACCCTTGACGGCAGCGACGCTTACATGAACCTTGTGGTTGTAAATACATTCCTTGCAGCTGCTGCTGCTGCTGTGATCGCAATGCTTATTACATGGGCAAAGACCGGAAAGCCAGACCCATCGCTCACTGCGAACGGTGTGCTTGCAGGACTTGTCGCGATCACCGCGCCCTGCGGCTCTGTTGAGAACTGGGCAGCGATCCTTATCGGCCTTATTGCAGGCGCAATCGTCTATGCCGGTGTGATGTTCAATGAATCCGTCCTCAAGGTCGATGACCCGGTCGGTGCGATCGCTGTACACGGTTACTGCGGTACATGGGGTGTCCTGTCAGTCGGGATATTCTCTGTTGGCATGGGTAACGGAATACTTGCAGATGCAGTATATGCGGCAGGTGCACCCGGATTGTTGTACGGTGGTGTGAGCCAGTTCGTGATCCAGGCTATAGGAGCACTCGCAGCCATTATCTGGGCATTTGTGGTGGCTTTTATCGTGTTCAAGATCATCGATGTGATCATAGGACTACGTGTGTCTGAGACTGAGGAGATAGAAGGACTGGACATTACAGAACACGGGATACGGGCGTACCCCGAATACATAATCGAGTGAGGTGAGCTTTAATGAGTGAAATGAGAAAGATAGAGGCAATTATACGACCAATGAAACTGGAAGATGTAAAAACCGCGCTGAGTGATGCTGGATTTGTGAGTATTACTGTGAGCGAGGTCAAAGGACGCGGACAGCAGAAAGGACTTGTCCAGCAGTGGCGCGGAAGGGAATACTGCGTAGACCTGCTTCCAAAAACCAGGATTGAGATCGTGTTGTTAGAGCAGGATGTGGATCGTGTGATCAAGATCATCCGGGATACGGCTGCCACTGGAAATATCGGTGATGGTAAGATATTCGTAATCCCTATTGAAACAGCCATACGTATCAGAACCTCCGAGATTGGCGAGGACGCGCTTTAGCGTCCTTTCCTTTTTTTTTATTTTCATGTTTCCGGGATTCAGTTTTTCAGTTGAAAAACTATTAGGCTCCCTTGTTGATATGGGAAGTATGATGTTGTTCATTCCTGGTACAGTACTAGTTATAGGTTTCAAGCTTGCTCCAGTGATGCTATTGTTCGAAGCGGCCTACTATAAGTTAGGGGACGGGACAGGAAAATACCTACGTTAAATATGGGGATTACAGATAATGTATTTAAGGGAGATGGAAACTGATGATCTTGGTATCCTGCTTGATATGGCACATGTTGAGGGGTGGTCATCAGAAATATTTGAATTCGAACTTTACCATAAGCTTAATCCTGGCGGATGTTTTACCTCTATTGCAGATAAAAAAGTAGTGGGGGGCGTTATGACATTCACTTATCCCAACAGCGGCTGGATAGGTAATCTGATTGTTGAGAAAAAATACCGCCTCAAGGGATTCGGGAAAGCCCTTTTTTGCAGGGGTCTGCGACACTTGTCCTCCTTGCCTACAATTTTCTTGTGCGCATCTCCAATGGCAGTGGGATTATATTCAGAATTCGGGTTCAGGAAAGTATCGAACATCAACAGGTGGGAACATAAAGTTATGACCCTTAATGTGCCTGGGACTAACAGGAATCTTGAACTTGTGCTTGCTATGGATAGTAAGTACTGGCGTGAGGATAGGTCGCTGATGCTATCTCGGATGCTGACAAACCGCTCTTATGTATTCAATGAGGGTGCATGGCTGGGATTCGGACTGGTGGATGACCACTGGACCATAGGGCCGTGGGAGGCATACAATAAAGATTCTGCACTTGACCTCTTAAAAGGGGCCATTGTAGATGGCAACGACCAGCGTATACTGGTGGATGTACCTGCACAGAATACGGGGGCATGGGATATACTGACAATTATGGGTTTTGAAGTTGTTGGCAAAACAGTGCTTATGTGCAGGGGCCTGCTTCCTGATATTGCCTTTGGCAATATCTATGGTCTTGCCAGTATGGGTTCAAAGGGATGAATAGTTAATACTATATATTATAAAATCTATAGTAGTTTACCGACTTAATTATCTTGATATGTGAAATCCGGGATTGGAGCATATGACTGAATTTACTACCCAAAGATTAATAATCGGGATATTGAAAACAATTTATGAAAACAATGATCCTATAGGTGCACGGCTGATTGCTGATAAAATGGATGGTAGGGGATATTCCCTGGGGGAAAGGGGTGTCAGGTATCACCTGAAGATACTGGATGCCAATGGATTTACCCAAAGGGTAGGCTATTCCGGAAGGATCATTACAAAAAAGGGGATTGCTGAGATAAACAATGCTCTTGTCGGGGATAGGATGGGTTTTGTCATCAGCCGTATCCATGAAATGCTATACAGTACGACTTTTGATCCCTATAAAAAAAGCGGGAACATAATCATCAATCTGTCTATTATGGATCAAGATGATCTGGATAGAAATAAGGAATTGATCCATACCGTTATCCAGAAAGGTTATACGGTCAGTCCAAGGTGCCATATTTTTGAAGGAGGGGAAAATGTTTCTAATATCGCCATCCCGCAAGGATCAGTAGGGATTGCTACCATATGCGCTTTAACCATTGATGGGGTCCTTCTTAAACAGGGTATTCCTATTGAGACCAAATATGGAGGTATCATCCAGGTAGATAATGGTACACCTGTGCGTTTCACAGATTTGATATCATATACTGGGACTTCACTTGACCCGATCACGATATTCATGTCTAAAAGGATGACAGATGTTATGGGTATATTGGAAAATGATAGCGGCCTACTTCTGGGCAACCTTAGGGAAGCCCCTATTATTGCTCATGAAAAAATCATGGATATTATTTCCCTGCTTAATGGGGCAGATATCGGTGGTGTTATCGGACATATTCATGCAGGGGATACAGTTCTTTCTGCCCCCATCAGTCCGGGTAAAATTGGAATACCCATATATGCCGGAGTTAACCCTCTGGCGGTATTGGTTGAAAAGGGGATTGAAGTGACAACACATCCGGTCAGTTTGATAATGGATTATAGTGAAATGAATACAATATTTTAGGACCTTTACAGCATAATATTCTGAAGTTTGCAAATAGAATTTTGTCTTGACACCTGAAATGCCCTGGACTTGTTTTTCATTAAATATATCGCCAAATCTAAGATTGTTTTTTAGTACCTAAAATCATTACATTATTTTGATATTGATTATATATTTTTTTATAATTAGTCTATTGATGTCGATTAATATTTCTGAAAACATTTATATTAATTTATATTTATAGATTTATATTTTTTTGATAGAAACTTTTATATAATATTATCTCTACAATTGACTTCCGTTGTATGATATAACAGTATATAAATACAACATATATTGGAGACACGCAAATGAGACAAATAGCAATGTATGGGAAAGGTGGCATCGGCAAGTCAACGACCACTCAGAACCTGACTGCAACACTTGCAGATATGGGCAGCAGTATCCTGCAGATAGGGTGCGACCCGAAGGCAGATTCGACACGTATGCTGATGGGCGGAAGAAGACAACCCACCGTACTTGACACTCTGCGAGAGGTCGGGGCAGAGAATGTGACGCTTGAAGAGATCCTGCATGAAGGTTTCAAGGGAATAAAATGCGTCGAGGCAGGAGGACCTGAGCCAGGCGTTGGTTGCGCTGGAAGAGGTGTGATCACCGCGATAAAACTGCTTGAGACACTGGGCGCATATGACGAAGATCTTGACTTTGTCTTCTACGATGTCCTTGGTGACGTGGTCTGCGGCGGATTTGCCATGCCGATGCGTGAGGGATATGCAAAGGAGATCTATATCGTGGCATCCGGGGAGATGATGGCTCTATATGCTGCCAACAACATCTGCAAGGGAATCGTCAAGTTTGCAGAAGAAGGTGAGATCAGGCTTGGAGGCATTATCTGCAACAGCCGCAATGTCGAGAACGAACTGGCGCTAATGGAAGCGTTTTCCGAGCGCATCGGGAGTCACCTCGTGCATTTTGTGCCAAGGGACAACATCGTCCAGCAGGCAGAGATACGGAAAAAGACCGTGATCGAGTACGACCCGACCTGCAATCAGGCAGATGAATACCGCACACTGGCCAGGAACATCCTCGAAAATGATAAATTTGTGATCCCTGAGCCGATCACGATGGATGAACTGGAAGGCATGATGACCGAATTCGGGGTCGTTTGAGACAGGGTGATGTTATGCAGCTAATAAGAGCGATCATACGGCCCGAAAAAGTGGATGAAGTGGTGGACAGTCTCGATGCTAAGGGCTTCTCTGCATTTACCAGGATCGATGTCTTTGGCAGGGGTAAGCAGAAGGGTATACAAATCGGACCGACCGTTTATGATGAACTGGCAAAGGTGATGCTGATGATAGCTGTCAATGATGATGACAGCGATGAAATTGTCAGAATCATCGAAGAAAGTGCACGAACAGGAAGTTTCGGTGATGGTAAGATCTTTATCGGTCCGATAGATGAGGCGTATACCATCCGTACAGGCGAGATGGGACTATGAAAGAAGTGATAGCCGTCCTCCGGATGAATAAGATACAGCTAACCAAGGATGCCCTGGCAGAGGCGGGATATACCTGCCTTACTGCCAACCTCGTCTACGGCCGCGGGAAACAGAAAGGATTATACATCAATCCGCTTGGCAATATCACACCCGATGATAAAAGAGCAACTATCAGGTTCCTTCCGAAAAGGATGCTCACCCTTGTGGTGGATGATGCATCCGTTTCACCAGTGGTTGAGTTGATCATGCAGACCAACCGGACCGGAATGATCGGTGATGGAAGGATATTTGTCTGTCCTATGAACGATGCGGTCCGTGTCCGGACAGGAGAGCGGGGTAATGATGCACTGTAACAATAATTGTAACTACAATCGTAACTCAGACTCTAAGCCTGATATTACAAGGAGGAGATCATGCCGCTGACATTACTTGAATGTGATAAACCGATACCTGAACGGGAGAAACATACCTACATTAAAAAGTCAGGTGAATCCATCGTACCGGCGTGCAATGTCCAGACAACGCCTGGTGACCTGACCGAGCGCGGATGCACCTATGCAGGATGCATGGGCGTGGTCGGGGGTCCGGTAAAAGATGTCATACATCTGGTACACGGACCCATTGGCTGTGCTTTCTACACATGGGGCGGGGGACGCAGGCAGAACCTGTCCGATAACACGGAATTCCACCGGAAGTACTGCTTTTCGACAAGTATGCAGGAAGCAAACATCATATTTGGTGGAGAGCAGAAACTGCACAAAGCGATCCTTGAAGCATACGAGCGTTTTCCTGATGTGAACGGTGTGTTCGTCTATGCGACATGCGTGATCGGACTTATCGGGGACGATATAAATAATGTCTGCAAGCAGGCATCAAAAGAGATCGGAGTTCCTGTGATCCCGTTCAGTTGCGAAGGCTTTCGGGGCGTCAGCCAGTCACTCGGACACCACATTGCAAACGATGTTATCTTTGAGCGTATCGTGGGCACAAAAGAACCCGACGAAGTTACTCCGTATGACATAAACATCATCGGTGACTATAATATCCAGGGTGACCTGTGGATCATTGCTCCGTTATTCGAAGCGATGGGACTTAGAATACTCTGCACATTCACAGGAAATGCTTCGATCGATGATCTTGCCATGGCGCACAGAGCGAAGCTGAATGTCATGCACTGCCAGCGTTCCACTCCATATATCTGCCAGTTGATGGAAGAGAAATATGAACTTCCTTACATGCCGGTATCACTCTTTGGAATTGAGCAGACATCTAAGGCACTTCGTGATGTTGCATCCTTCTTCGGTCTTGAAGATAAGGCAGAGGAGGTCATAGAGAGTGAGGTTGCAAAAATACTACCTGAAATTGAGTATTACAAAGAACAACTCCGTGGAAAACGAGTCTTCATCTATCAGGGTGCGCCGCGTGCGTGGCACTGGATCAAGCTGATGGAGGAACTTGGAATGGAGGTAGTAGGCGCTGCAACGACGTTCGGGCACACCGATGACTATGAGAAGATCATCGAACGGATCGGTGATGGAGCCCTGGTGATCGACAACCCCAATTCAGTGGAACTTCGGGAGATCCTCATCGGATACAAGCCCGACCTCTTCATCTCAGGACTCAAGGAAAAGTTCCTTGCATACAAACTCGGGGTGCCATTCGTCAATGGTCACTCGTACGAGAGAGGACCGTATGCCGTGTACAGCGGATTTCTGAAGTTCGCAAAGGACATACACACGACGATCAACCATCCGGCATGGAAATTAATCGAGGGAAGAGCATGACTCAGGTAACAGCGAAAGCGAAAACAGAGACAAAGACGAAAACAAAGGCAAAGGTAAAGAGATCGGTCACGATCAATCCAGGCATGATATGCCAGCCGATCGGTGCAATGCAGGCGGTGCTCGGCGTACACGGCGCAATCTCGCTTGTGCACGGATCACAGGGCTGCGCAGCCTATCCAATGAGGATGTTCAACCGACATTTCCAGGAGCCGGTCGAGATCGCATTAAGCTCACTTGGCGAGGACGCTGCGGTCTTTGGCGGAGCAGACAACCTTGTAAAGGGAGTACACGCGCTTGTGGCAAGGAGGCAGCCTGAACTGATCGCAGTTCTCACAACCTGCCTCTCAGAGACGATCGGGGATGATGTCAACGGAATCCTCCGAAAGATCGACCTACCTACCACACTGGTCCCAGTGCATACACCGAGTTATATCGGTTCCCATGTCACAGGATACGACAACGCAGTGAAAGCGCTTGTTACGCATCTTGCAGAGCAGACCGGACCTAACAGCAAGATCAACATCGCTGTCGGGCTCTTAAACCCGGGAGATATCAGGGAACTCAAGAACATGCTTGCTGCGATGCGGGTAAAAGCGATCATCTTAACCGACATCTCAGAAACCCTTGATGCGCCGCTGATATTGCCAAGACCGCGGTTTCCAGATGGCGGGACAACGCTTGCCGAGATCGCTGACACAGCCAACTCGATTGGATCGATCGCCATGTGCAAGCATGCAGGCGGAGGCGCGGTAACGTATCTTACGAACAAGCACAAGGTGCCGATGATTTCAGGTTCATGCCCGATCGGTGTTGCCAACACTGATGCGTTCATCGGGAACGTGAGCCACCTTTCGGGAAGACCGATCCCGGATGAACTGCGAAAGGAGAGGGGACGGCTCATTGATGCAATGGTCGATGTGCAGTTCAAGATCGCACAGAAGAGGGTTGCGATCCATGCAGACCCGGACGTTGCATCTGGAATGGCACGGTTTGTGCATGAACTCGGGATGGAGCCGACAATCGTTGCGACCGGAACCGAGAGCAAGGAGTTTGTTGCGGATGTACAGGCGGTCGCAAGCCAGACAGGGCATGAGATCGAGATTATCTCGGGATGCGACCTTTACGAGTTGCATGAGGCAGTGAAAGCGGTTGGCGTCGATCTGCTGATGGGAAATTCGCAAGCAAAATATATCGGAGACGACGAGAAAATAGCTTTCGCAAGGATTGGATTCCCGGTCTATGACCGTGTGGGCTATCAAAGGAGGGCGATCATCGGGTACAATGGCGGGATCAATCTTATGGACCTGATCACCAACTCGATCCTGGAGCATGGGGATGCGTCGTAATTACCCAGTACTGTTGAGGATGGGTTTACTAGGTTTACTCATCCTGGCAGTCCTTGCGTCAGGTTGTATGGAGAAAAGCAGTGATATCGGCATGGCTGTTGAGTTCAATGACCACGCCGCATGTGCTTATGTAGCAAGGGAGAACAACTGGTACGAAGATGAAGGGATCAATCTAACAACTTACGAGAACTATGCCACAGGAATGCAGCTTACCAGTGCACTTGCAAGGGGTGACATACAGGTTGCCTATATCTGTCTGTCTCCGGCTATACTTGCATATTCAAGGGGCGTTCCGTTGGTGATCGTTGCCGGATCACATAAACACGGCTATGGCCTGGTTGCCAGTCCTGATATCACAAATATCTCTGATCTGAATGGTGCAACCATAGGATGCGTGCGGGAAGGCGGCATGGTGGATATCCTGCTAAACCGCATGATCAGGGAATATGATCTCAAGGATGTCCGGATCCAGCGAATGGAACCTTTAAAACAAGTCATTGCCCTGGAAACGGGCAGGATCGATGCAGCATTTTTGCCTGAGCATCATGCAACTGCTGCCGAGTCCAACGGCTTTCACATGCTTATCACAAGCCATGAACTGTGGGATGATATGCAGGGCAGTGTCCTGATCGTTAAGCAAGAACTTATTGAAGACGATCCCAAAACCGTAAGAAAACTGGTTCAGGTTACACAGAGAGCAACTGACCGGATAAATGATGATCCGGATGAAGCGGCTGCAGTCCTTGCTGAAGAACTGGACACCGAACTTGAGATTATTAAAAAATCGATGGGCCGGCTGAATTACACCACCCAAATCGATGCAGGGTCTGTCCAGGAGATGATCGACTTCATGGTTGAACTTGGGTATATCGAAGAGGGTATGAAAGCCGAGGATATGCTGGATACTACATTCCTGGGGGAAGATATATGAGAACCAAAAATATGAGACTTTTTACTAACTTTGGGAACGGTTCTAAAATAAATGATCTTCTTTACCATGACCCATTTATGTGGAATAAAATAAAAAGTCTGCGAAATATACTGGATGGACTTATCCCGATCATCATATTTATCCTGGTATGGGAGAGCATTGTCAGGCTGCATATTGTTCCCGAATATATATTCCCTTCATTCTCTGCTGTGATAAGGGAATTCTACCACCTGACAGTTAATGGGGTCCTGCTGAATAATCTTGCAAGCAGCCTGTTCAGGGTACTGGCAGGATTTCTGCTTGGTTCTATGGCTGGTATTATGATGGGGACTGTGATGGGATGTAGGCAGATTATGAACAGGTCGTTTAACCCGATATTCAGTTTGCTCTATCCAATACCAACGCTTGGCTGGGCACCGCTGTTGATGATCTGGATAGGGATCAATGAGATGCTGCCCATCATATTGATATTCTTGTGTTCCTTCTTTCCTGTGCTCTATAACACGATCACAGGCATCAGGAGTGTTGATAGTGATGTCATCAAAGCGGCAAGAACCCTGGGTGCATCAGATCGAAAGATACTGACCAGTATTATCCTGCCGCTTGCCGTGCCAAACATCTTTACAGGGCTTAGACTTGAAGCCGGTATGGCATGGCGTGTTGTGATAGCAGCTGAGATGGTTGCGATCCCGACAGGCATCGGCGCACTGCTGATACGCTCGGAGAGTCTGCTTAGGGTGGATATTATCATCGTCTGCTTGATGGTGCTTTCGGTAATGTGCCTGGTCTTTGAGCGGTTCTTCCAGTATATCGAAACTAAAATGACAAAAGAATGGAGGTAGATTATGCCGGATATTGAATTGAAGAATATCAGTAATTATGTATTCAATGGTCTGAACATGGAAATATTTGATAAGGAGTTGCTGGTCGTGATCGGTCAAAACGGAGCAGGAAAATCAACACTGCTTAATATCATTGCCGGGCTTGTGGATTATGAAGGTAGCGTGCTCTTTGACGGGGTTTCGGTCAACAGGATGTTAACCGATAAGCGGCGGGTCGGTTATCTATTCCAGAATCTTGCACTGTTTCCGCATCTTGATGTTGCATCCAATATAGGATATGGACCTGCAGTGAACGGCAGCGGAAGGGAAAACATTGCACAGAGTGTGGACGAATTGCTCAGGTTAATGAAGATCGAGCATCTGAGAGACCGCTATCCAAAGAATTTGAGCGGAGGGGAGCGCCAGAGGGTGGCTCTGGCACGGACGCTTGCCGTATCGCCGCGGGTACTGCTCCTTGATGAGCCATTCAGCAGTCTGGACACTGGAATGTGCAGTTGTATCAGGCAGGAGATCAAAAGGATACAGAGGGGGCTTGGGATCACAACTGTGCTTGTTACACATGACATGGCAGAGGCTAAAGAGATGGGGGACAGGATAGTGACTATAAATGGTGGAGAGGTCCATGAGGTGGCTGATCTTCAGCCTGAACACGGATGTAGCGGGTGCACTATTGATTGTCACTGCAAGAGGTGAATAAAATGTACAGGGAAATAAAGGATAGATTCGAGAAGATTGTAGCAGAGCATAACCTGTTAGATGAGACTGTGACGATCAGGGCAAAGCCCCTGACTCCTGAAGAAGCGATAGGAAATCCGGAAAGTGAGGACTTTCCGATACTAAAAGGGCATGAGCGGTTGATGCAGGCAGAGTTTAAAGGCAGCTTTGGCCAGGCATTCACAGATATGCATGGCGACTTCGAAGGAACACTTCAGGACGTTCTCTATATGGAACTTAATAACAACTTCAGGAGGGCAATTTTCATTTCAACCCTGAATGCAGTGATGCGAAATCTTGGTCTGATAGAGGGAAGTGTTCACTGCAAGGACCGCGGTCCTGAGGAGTGTGGTCAGGATCTGGTTGAGTTTCTTGAGGGATGCAAAATATCAAGGATAGCACTGGTAGGATTCCAACCGGTACATGCACGATGTTGCTCCGGATCTCACGAACTTAAGATACTGGACCTGGATAAGGAGAATATTGGGAAAGAGAAATTTGGTGTTGTCGTGCTGGATGGTGACAAGAATGC includes the following:
- a CDS encoding ABC transporter permease; this translates as MWNKIKSLRNILDGLIPIIIFILVWESIVRLHIVPEYIFPSFSAVIREFYHLTVNGVLLNNLASSLFRVLAGFLLGSMAGIMMGTVMGCRQIMNRSFNPIFSLLYPIPTLGWAPLLMIWIGINEMLPIILIFLCSFFPVLYNTITGIRSVDSDVIKAARTLGASDRKILTSIILPLAVPNIFTGLRLEAGMAWRVVIAAEMVAIPTGIGALLIRSESLLRVDIIIVCLMVLSVMCLVFERFFQYIETKMTKEWR
- a CDS encoding ABC transporter ATP-binding protein; protein product: MPDIELKNISNYVFNGLNMEIFDKELLVVIGQNGAGKSTLLNIIAGLVDYEGSVLFDGVSVNRMLTDKRRVGYLFQNLALFPHLDVASNIGYGPAVNGSGRENIAQSVDELLRLMKIEHLRDRYPKNLSGGERQRVALARTLAVSPRVLLLDEPFSSLDTGMCSCIRQEIKRIQRGLGITTVLVTHDMAEAKEMGDRIVTINGGEVHEVADLQPEHGCSGCTIDCHCKR